CTTTTCTTCCAGCTCTCTCCGCCATTTGCGAAATAATACATCTAAGAACTGATTAAATCAATTACAGATAATTTTGGATGTTTTGGTTGTGTTGGTCGACGGTTTCAGCGTAGTGGATTTTGCCATCCGCGTCGTGGAGATAATATAAGTAATCTGTTTCTTGAGGGTTAGCAGCAGCGCGAATTGATTCGATTCCAGGATTGGAAATTGGGGCGGGCGGAAGTCCTGGGTTGCGATAAGTGTTGTAGACGGAGCGAACAGATTGATAATCATCGACCGTGATTTGAGGCCACCATTTGCCATTTGCGCTGTCGTAACCTTTTGCGTATTGAACCGTCGCGTCTACCTGAAGCGCGATTCCCGCATTAAGACGGTTAATGAGAATTCCCGAAATAGTCGCTCGTTCTTCGTTTGTTTTTGCTTCTCTCTCTATCAAAGACGCGAGTGTTACAACTTCTTCGAGTGTTAAGTTATTTTCCGCCCCTTTTTCTAGGAGGTCCTCCCCTACTTTTTCGTCAAAAGTTCTCCTGAGTCTGTCCGCCACTTCCCTCGAGTTGGCATCTTTGGCAATAAGATAAGTGTCCGGGAACATGTATCCTTCGTCTGCAAATTCTGTGAATTGTTCCTTGTCGAATTGATATGTTGACGTGCTGTCTGGATCTTTTAATTTACTCTCGATAAGTTCCGCTATTTCCTCTTCCCTTAAACCTTCTGGAATCGTTATCCACAGGTCGATCGCGCCATGCGTTAGGCTTTGGGCGATTTCTTTTGCCGACATATTTCTTGTGAAGATAAAATCTCCCGCTTGGATGCTTTTTGTGATACCCATTTGCGCAACAAGAAGTCTAAAGGTGAAAGCATTTCTTACTAAATTTTCTTCTTTAAGATTTGCCGCAATTTGGGTAACTGGTTGCCCTGGTGTAATTCTAAAGGGGACTTGTTCGGCACTGGTGGAAACCGGCTTCAAGCTTTGGTTGTAGAGCAAAAGAGCAATGAGAGGAACTAAAATTAAAACGATAAGAAGTGGGATAAAAAGTGTTTTGCTTTTAATCATTAAGCCTCCTGAAAACTTGCCCGGTGATATCTTCCTTTTCTTTTATCGAAAATGAAAATTCTGCCGCACCTGCAAGTTACTTTTTGAGAATTGTCCTGTCTTTCGACTTTTGCAGCGTGGGATAAATTTCTGCCACAACCCACACATTTTCCTTGAAGAAGAATCCACGCTTGGACAGGAGCTAGCATACGTTTGATCATAATAGGTTCTCTGTCATTCCGGCTTGTCCAGAATCAGATTCTGGATGCGTTCCCTTCGGTTACTTACCAGAATGACATTATAGCAATGACGTGTTATCGGCATCTAGATAACTTTGTAAAATTAGGGCAGCTGCTACTTCGTGTTCTTTGGTAGCCCTTTTTAACTTTGGTACATTTTGTTTAACCATATATTCGCGGGCCTGTCTAGATGTTAAAGTTTCGTCCCATAAAATAATTTCGACATTGGGATTTTTTTCTTTTAAATTTTTAGCGAAGTTTTCAAAGAAGATTTTTATTTTGCCTTCGACAAAACCGATGACAATTGTTTCCGCGCCTTCTTCTTTAATTAGAGCTGATATTTTTTCGAGTGCTTCTTTTTGAGATTTGTGGGTTAATGTTTTATAAGGAGACGCGAAAGCGCCTTGTGAAGTTGCAATACCAGTTGTTGATTTTCCAAGATCAATTCCTAAGATCATTTTTTGCCAATATCCGTTCTGTATTGCATCCCGTCGAAGTGGACGCCTTCCGGACCAATTTGAGAATATGCTTTTTGGCGTGCTTCTTCCAACGTTGGCCCGACCGCAGTTACTCCCAAAACTCTTCCACCATTTGTAAATGTTTTTCCGTCTTCAACTTTTGTCGCAGCGTGGAAAAAGTAAACATCTGGATCCTCGATTTTTTCCAGCCCATAAATCTCATCACCCGTGCGGGTAGTCGCAGGATATCCAGCGGTTGCCAGCACTACGCAAACAGCAAATCCATCTCTGAAAGAAACGATGTCTGGTGTTAGTGTTCCGTCTGCACATGCTTTGAGTGCCCTGTAGAAATCTCCGTCAAAAAGCATCACTTGAGCTTGCGTTTCCGGATCATCGAATCGGCTATTGTATTCAATGACTTTTGGCCCTTCAGATGTAAGCATTAACTGAATGTAAAGTGCACCTTGATATAAAATTCCATCTTGATTCAATCCGTCTATTGTTGGCTTAACAATTTCTTCGTAAATTTTTTCTTGGTCTGGAAGTTCGGCTGGGGCGAAAGCTCCCATGCCCCCAGTGTTGGGGCCTTGGTCGTTGTCGAATATACGTTTGTGATCTTGGGCAGGAAGAAGCGGGATAATTGTTGTGCCGTCGGTTAGGCAAATAAGAGATACCTCTCTTCCGCGTAATCTTTCCTGGACTACAACAGTATCGTGAGTCCCAAACTCTTTGCATTTGAAGATTCTTGCAAGAGCAGCTTCGGCTTCTTCTTTTGATTCGGGAAGTAGTACACCTTTTCCGAGTGTAAGACCGTTTGCTTTGATTACTATGTCTTTTGGATTTTGATTTTGAACATACTCAAGTGCTTCTTCGTAACTTGTGAAGGATTGAGATTTCGGGTGAGGGATGTTGTGCCGGTCCGCAAAATTGTCGGCATATTCTTTGTCCCACTCAATTCTAGACGCGTCTTTTCTTGGGCCGAATGCTTTCAAGTCTCGTTCTTGGGCTTGATCAACGATGCCAGCGGCGAGCGGGTCTTCCGGGCCAACTACCACAAGGTCAATTTCGTTTTCCTTATAGAAAGCGCTTAATGATTCAGCAGTGACATTTCGGGGAAGGGAAAACACATCTGCCGTTTCAGATAATTTCCAACTGAGCGCATCTTCTCTGCCGCCGTTTCCGACAACTACGACTCTTTCCGGCATGGACAAATTGTAACAGAAAGTTAAATTAAACTTGTTATAACAACGAGGCGTTTGATGCTGGTTCCGGGAGGAACGCAGGTCATGAGGGTTAGGTTGTGTCCGCGCTGGGAAATTGGTGCAAGGACAGAAACGTCGTGCGGATCGACAACTTTCGCGTACTGGACGACAAAGTGAAGATGCTGACCTTCTATTTCGACATATACATCATCGCCGACTTCCAATTCGGGCAGTTTTGTAAAAATCGTTCTGTAATTTTCGGGGTCGTTAAATTGCGGGAGAACCGAGTGGCCGGTTATAAAACTGTTCCCTAATTCGCCCGGAAGAGCAGAGCCTGGGAAGTGCGAAAGCTGCTCGTAAAATTTTAAGCTGTCTACTTTAACCTTTGCTTCGCTTATTTTAAGTTTGGGAATTGTAAGGGAAAACTCGTCTGGCTTTTCACCTGTCGGAACATAGTTCGTCGTAAAGTAAGAAAAGCCATCTTCGTCCTTTGCGACCTGCACGTTTTCTGAAAGAAAAGATTGATCTGCTAGAACTTGAGATTGAGGAACAGGAGCATGTTCTACTCCTTTTGTGAGTTTTGGCAATGTTACAAATTGCCAAGCCAAATAAGGCCAAACGGCAAATACAATTGCAAAAAGGCCAAATGCGGAGATGATGAGCGCAAATGCTCTGTTTCTTTTCCGCTTTAGGATGCGTTTTAGAGCTGTGTCTTCCTTAATGTATACAGCGAGAGACATGATAAAGGTTATGAGTTATAAGCAAAGCTTTTCTTCGAATAAGTTTTAAGTCTCAATCTTAAACGTGATTTTATCTTTAACCCTTGGGATTGATGAGAATATTGGAATATTTGGAGAAAAGTTAACGGAAACGTCCGAAACGTCTGGTAATTGTTTTATTATTCCCCTTGTATCCTTGACGCTTTTGCCCTTTATCTTTTCTTTAAGGTCACCTTCATCAAATTTGGGGGTGAGGTTTGCTTTAAACCTTCCCGAAAGTTGGGTTCCGTTGGTACCGGCCTTCAGTTGCAGATTATTTATTTCTATATTTTCCGGTCTAATTTCAAGATTGTTTGGCGCTTCTTCTTTAAAATTTTCGGCGAGAAGGTTTTTTAAATCGTCTTCGCTATAAGTGATAGCTTTGGCTTCAACAGATAAATCCAAGTTCAACAGCGATGCTTCCTCGTCTAATTTTTTATCAAAATTTCTATTTTTAACTGTAGTAGTTATTGCATCGTCTGTTATTTTGGCGCCGGCTGCTTTTGCTTGGAGGTCTTCTCTGGCTTTTTGAGTAAGCACTTTTATGAGCTCGCTTTCAAGCTTGCTCATATCTTGTTGTGTTACTACCGTTACTTGCCTTTCTGACCCACCTGAAAAAGCGGCACTGTTTACCGCTGAGTAAGAAAGCGAGTCAAACTCTGGAAAAGTTACGTCGCTGCCGCCCCCGATGTTGCCCGCGGTCCCTACTTCTTGTGCCGTAACTTTAGCAGCAGATTGACCCGGTGATTGTGCGCTTCTGGATGCAACTTGTACGTCATTGTCGAGAGTGAACTTTATCCCACCGCTAGTTATAATTGATGTCTTTTGGGCAAAAGTCTTTGAAGCAGTAGTCCAGTTGAAAACTGTAATTTCGCCTTTTGCAGGATCTCCCACTTTTTTAGATCCTGTTGTCACGCCTTTTTGGCTCGCTTGAGCTTCGGTACTAACGGTTTGTGCGGGGATTTGAGACCTTGCTGCATCCAAGCTTCCACCTTCAACTGCAGTTGCCGCAAATTCTTTTTCAAAATCGCTGCCGTTTACTTTAATTACAACCTCTGCCTTTGTAAGAGTTTGGGCTGCGGCGTAAGAAGCCGTTATTAAAAACAACAAGATGACTCCACCTATGATTGCTGCCTTTTTGCCTGACGGCATTTTAAAGTGGAACAGATGGGTAAAGTTTGTAAGAAAAATTAATGGGTTTTTTCGGGGTTTTTGTTCGTGTTGTGGTGGCTGCATCATCTGACTATTTTGCTCGTGAACTGCGTACTCTTCGTGCCTAGTTACTGGCCTTAATTCTTCGCTGGGCGATGCGTCGCTTTTGTCCGAATCTACTTTTTCTTCGAGGGGTTCGCTTTCTGTTGGCTTTCGAGTGTCACTTAAAAGAATGTCTTCGCCTTCTATAAAGCCGAGTTCGTCTGGTTCTTTTTGTACTTTTTCTTCCACTACTTCATCTGCGTCTTCCCGCTGTTTTTCGCCTGCTAAATCTGCTGCTCCAGCTGCTTGATTTATTGGGTCATGACCTAAAATATCGGCAGCTTGCGCGTAACAGACGGCCCTTGCAAGTTCCGCATCGTCGAGAAAATCTATCTTTGGTTCGTGGACAAATATATCCTTCCATTTATTTTTAGTAATTTTTTCTGCAATTTCGGTTGATTCGTTTATGCCGTAGGCAACAATTTTTGCAGGCAGCTGTTTATCTTCTTCTTTAAGGTTTTTTATTAGTGTTGTTATTTTTTCGATATTTACTGGGGATTTGGATATTGTTGATTTGACAACTTTATCACCCTCTAACAAATGGACTTCAACAAAATCGCCGAAAATGCCGATAAGAACTGCGTGGGGGGTAATTGATTCTTCAGATTTTAAAAGATGATTTACACTAGATGCAATCGAAACGAATGCCTGAGGATCGAGTTCGAGTTCCTGGGAAAGTTTTTTAAGTAGTTTTGTTGTACTGTCCTGAAGTGTCGAATTTTCAAGATAAGATTCCGAGAGTCCGAAAACGGCCTTGGTGATATCTACCTTTGCCTGCTTGCCGGCAGCGTCGATTGCGATTGCAGCTTGATGAACTAGAACTTCTTGGCTTTGAAAGTTCTTCTGCCCAAAACCCAGGGTCATTATTTCGTCTTCTTTGAATTTCCAGATTGATGCCAGAATTCTGTCGGGAGTTAAAACTAATGAAAGATAGTTTTCTTCTTGCGAATTGTCTCTTTTAAGCAGATTTCCAAGGACTTTTAGCGGACCCATAACACGAAGTCATTATATATCAAAATTAAGTACTGTTATAACGGATTGACAGAAAACTGCGATTTAAAAATCGCAGGTCTGATGTCAAACGGCTACATACTTCTCCAGAAGTATAAATGCTGGAGAAGTTTATTGAGCTGAGCCTGTTGATTCGGAAGCTCCTCCGGTTGCTACAGGAAGATCAGAAAAACCGCCTGTTGTTCTTACTGGTTGAGGCGTAGGTAACTGCACTTCTGCATCTTGATTTGCATTTGGTGTACCGTCACTTCTTAAAACAAAGAACCAGACAGCTCCAAGGATAAGAGCCAGAATTGCAATAACAACTAAGGCAATGGTCACGATTCTCATTTTGCTTCCTCCGCCCTCTGGCATCTGGTGTTCTGCAGTTGGAAGTTGCGGGTTTGGGTCTGTAAATGGGGTTGGGTCTGGTCCCGCGGGAGGCGTGGGTTCTGGTGGCGGGAAGGCAGTGCCAGGGCCTTGAGGTGGAGGGGCGTCTGTTGCAAGATTAAGGCCGCTAGGCATAATTGATTCTTCCGGCAGTGGGGCCGGAATTGGATCTGCTGGAGCAGTTGAGACTTCCGGCATCGGTGGCGGTGGTGGAGCTTGAGGCGCTGTTTCCATGGACGGAGGTGGATCAATTGGAGGTGTAGAAAAAGGAGGTTCAGGCGACGGTGGTTGTTTGAAAACGTCATTTGATAGAGTATCTGCCGATGCTTGGGCAAATTGCCCAGGTTCTATTGGGCTTGGACCTGTAGGTGGGGGTGAGCCTGGTTCAATTGGTGGTGCGGGCTGAGGGTCAGCCGGTGCGGGATTTGGATTTTGGTTATCGTCTCTCTGGGCAGGGTCCATAAAGTTACTTTAAGGAGACAACCTACGGTTTTCTCCTTAATATTCCTCTTTTCTTAAAAGGTCAATTTTGAACTAGCAAAAGCCAGATTCAAAATTGATTTTAGTTATTATCAGATATTGTAGCATAGATTCTTCTGACTCCAGAACCCGTGGATTCTTCTTTTATTATTTTAAAATATTTGAGCTTTCCCGTGCTTTCCGCGTGGGGTCCTCCGCAAAATTCCTTAGAGTATGCTTCTTCTACTTTGTCGGAATTGCCCATGTAATATATATTTACCAAATCGCCGTACTTTTCATCAAATAAGCCGATTGCACCAAGTTCATCAGCAGCTGCTTTGGGCATAACTTCTTTGTGGACAGTCAGGTTTTGCTGGATTTTATCGTTGACGATTGTCTCGACTTCTTTTATTTGTTCGTCGGTCATTTTTGCGTCGTGAGTAAAATCGAACCTTAATCTTTCGTCTGTTATATGCGAACCGGTTTGATGAGCATGCGTGCCCAAAACATCTCGGAGTGCTTGATGGAGAAGGTGGGTTGCGGTATGAAGTTTGGCGGCTTGGTCGGATTGTGTTGTAAGGCCTCCTTTAGTTTTTTCTCCGGCTTTTCTTGAAAGTTCCTGGTGAGATTTGAGCTCTTTTTCAAAACCGGGCACATCGACTTCTTTTTCAGCGTCGGCTGCAAGTTCCATT
This DNA window, taken from Candidatus Curtissbacteria bacterium, encodes the following:
- the purD gene encoding phosphoribosylamine--glycine ligase, yielding MPERVVVVGNGGREDALSWKLSETADVFSLPRNVTAESLSAFYKENEIDLVVVGPEDPLAAGIVDQAQERDLKAFGPRKDASRIEWDKEYADNFADRHNIPHPKSQSFTSYEEALEYVQNQNPKDIVIKANGLTLGKGVLLPESKEEAEAALARIFKCKEFGTHDTVVVQERLRGREVSLICLTDGTTIIPLLPAQDHKRIFDNDQGPNTGGMGAFAPAELPDQEKIYEEIVKPTIDGLNQDGILYQGALYIQLMLTSEGPKVIEYNSRFDDPETQAQVMLFDGDFYRALKACADGTLTPDIVSFRDGFAVCVVLATAGYPATTRTGDEIYGLEKIEDPDVYFFHAATKVEDGKTFTNGGRVLGVTAVGPTLEEARQKAYSQIGPEGVHFDGMQYRTDIGKK
- a CDS encoding sortase, which produces MSLAVYIKEDTALKRILKRKRNRAFALIISAFGLFAIVFAVWPYLAWQFVTLPKLTKGVEHAPVPQSQVLADQSFLSENVQVAKDEDGFSYFTTNYVPTGEKPDEFSLTIPKLKISEAKVKVDSLKFYEQLSHFPGSALPGELGNSFITGHSVLPQFNDPENYRTIFTKLPELEVGDDVYVEIEGQHLHFVVQYAKVVDPHDVSVLAPISQRGHNLTLMTCVPPGTSIKRLVVITSLI
- the ruvX gene encoding Holliday junction resolvase RuvX; the protein is MILGIDLGKSTTGIATSQGAFASPYKTLTHKSQKEALEKISALIKEEGAETIVIGFVEGKIKIFFENFAKNLKEKNPNVEIILWDETLTSRQAREYMVKQNVPKLKRATKEHEVAAALILQSYLDADNTSLL
- a CDS encoding baseplate J/gp47 family protein; protein product: MGPLKVLGNLLKRDNSQEENYLSLVLTPDRILASIWKFKEDEIMTLGFGQKNFQSQEVLVHQAAIAIDAAGKQAKVDITKAVFGLSESYLENSTLQDSTTKLLKKLSQELELDPQAFVSIASSVNHLLKSEESITPHAVLIGIFGDFVEVHLLEGDKVVKSTISKSPVNIEKITTLIKNLKEEDKQLPAKIVAYGINESTEIAEKITKNKWKDIFVHEPKIDFLDDAELARAVCYAQAADILGHDPINQAAGAADLAGEKQREDADEVVEEKVQKEPDELGFIEGEDILLSDTRKPTESEPLEEKVDSDKSDASPSEELRPVTRHEEYAVHEQNSQMMQPPQHEQKPRKNPLIFLTNFTHLFHFKMPSGKKAAIIGGVILLFLITASYAAAQTLTKAEVVIKVNGSDFEKEFAATAVEGGSLDAARSQIPAQTVSTEAQASQKGVTTGSKKVGDPAKGEITVFNWTTASKTFAQKTSIITSGGIKFTLDNDVQVASRSAQSPGQSAAKVTAQEVGTAGNIGGGSDVTFPEFDSLSYSAVNSAAFSGGSERQVTVVTQQDMSKLESELIKVLTQKAREDLQAKAAGAKITDDAITTTVKNRNFDKKLDEEASLLNLDLSVEAKAITYSEDDLKNLLAENFKEEAPNNLEIRPENIEINNLQLKAGTNGTQLSGRFKANLTPKFDEGDLKEKIKGKSVKDTRGIIKQLPDVSDVSVNFSPNIPIFSSIPRVKDKITFKIET
- the mltG gene encoding endolytic transglycosylase MltG, with the protein product MIKSKTLFIPLLIVLILVPLIALLLYNQSLKPVSTSAEQVPFRITPGQPVTQIAANLKEENLVRNAFTFRLLVAQMGITKSIQAGDFIFTRNMSAKEIAQSLTHGAIDLWITIPEGLREEEIAELIESKLKDPDSTSTYQFDKEQFTEFADEGYMFPDTYLIAKDANSREVADRLRRTFDEKVGEDLLEKGAENNLTLEEVVTLASLIEREAKTNEERATISGILINRLNAGIALQVDATVQYAKGYDSANGKWWPQITVDDYQSVRSVYNTYRNPGLPPAPISNPGIESIRAAANPQETDYLYYLHDADGKIHYAETVDQHNQNIQNYL